A genomic segment from Streptomyces sp. NBC_00459 encodes:
- a CDS encoding LacI family DNA-binding transcriptional regulator, giving the protein MAQATGPSRAQPATLSDVARLAGVSIATASKALNGRSQVRAETRQRVVDAAERLSFRPNQLARGLLAGRTGTVGLLTSDLEGRFSIPILMGAEDAFGAGEVAVFLCDARGDAIREQHHVRALLGRRVDGLIVVGSRTDPRPSLGRELPVPVVYAYAPSDDPADLSIVPDSVDAGRIAVSHLLACGRSRIAHITGDPGYLAARERSEGALGALADAGLVPVEEPRFGAWSEGWGRAATALLLDRHPEVDGVLCGNDQIARGVMDVLRERGRRVPEDVSVMGFDDWHVLTSGARPPLTSVDLNLEEVGRAAAHALFSAIGGVRRSGTEALPCRVVIRGSTAPLS; this is encoded by the coding sequence ATGGCACAGGCCACCGGCCCCTCTCGTGCGCAGCCCGCCACGCTCAGCGATGTGGCCCGCCTGGCGGGTGTGTCCATCGCCACCGCGTCCAAGGCTCTCAACGGCCGCAGTCAGGTGCGCGCCGAGACCCGGCAGCGGGTCGTCGACGCTGCCGAGCGGCTGTCGTTCCGCCCCAACCAGCTGGCCCGCGGGCTGCTCGCCGGGCGCACGGGCACGGTCGGCCTGCTCACCAGCGACCTGGAGGGCCGGTTCAGCATCCCGATCCTGATGGGCGCCGAGGACGCCTTCGGGGCGGGCGAGGTCGCCGTGTTCCTCTGTGACGCCCGAGGGGACGCGATTCGCGAACAGCACCATGTCCGGGCGCTGCTGGGCCGTCGGGTCGACGGTCTGATCGTGGTTGGCAGCCGGACAGATCCACGTCCGTCCCTGGGCCGTGAGCTTCCGGTCCCGGTGGTCTACGCGTACGCGCCGTCGGACGATCCGGCCGATCTGTCCATCGTCCCCGACAGCGTCGACGCCGGCCGGATCGCCGTGTCCCACCTGCTGGCATGCGGTCGCAGCCGGATCGCGCACATCACCGGCGACCCCGGGTACCTCGCGGCGCGGGAGCGCTCCGAGGGGGCCCTGGGCGCGCTCGCCGACGCCGGTCTCGTACCGGTCGAGGAACCTCGGTTCGGCGCCTGGTCGGAGGGCTGGGGGCGGGCGGCCACCGCGCTGCTGCTCGACCGGCATCCGGAGGTCGACGGGGTGCTGTGCGGCAACGACCAGATCGCGCGTGGCGTCATGGACGTACTGCGCGAGCGCGGCCGGCGGGTGCCGGAGGACGTGTCGGTCATGGGCTTCGACGACTGGCATGTCCTGACCTCCGGCGCACGGCCGCCGCTGACCAGCGTCGACCTGAACCTGGAAGAGGTCGGCCGGGCGGCGGCGCACGCCCTGTTCAGCGCGATCGGCGGGGTGCGGCGCTCGGGCACGGAGGCGCTGCCCTGCCGAGTGGTGATCAGGGGCTCGACGGCACCGCTGTCCTGA
- a CDS encoding discoidin domain-containing protein has protein sequence MRRPHALLVRRRRTRVLLVALLLTLASVLTAPPAAAAQTIGFPTFNGPAVPAPPVAQTTGDMMKSIYDAESSGTDFWMDRLLARSGDDPAGPWLMSRGRGLFMKTHDPAILGFGGHVAYWESVNDQNAYSVAISPGTFTEQVSQRRQMPSHWNSVHTSGSVTVNQTKFITENNVAVTNLSIKNNGSGSTTLQLRATSPYATTGTGSELTGQASAYNNLTTLRPRLTGDGFTVTSGGLNRSVTVPAGATVTAKVVMGFVTDEIPQSLTEYNAYAGYSNATAFATHVRAYNLWWAQNVPYIDVPEPAIKKSVYYRWWLMRFNNLDADIPGQTFQFPTSTEGVLGYNNAIALTQPMHIDDLKYLRNPAYAYGDWLSAGQTSKGGRFLDNPGDPENWSNSYTQYIAEAAWKSYQLHGGQPGIAASLARYAEGDVKGQLAYYDHDNNKLIEYDWGALTGNDADAVSFHWKPGNMDRAESAYQYSGALAAAQAYEATGNTAKANEMRTLATQIKDAIVNVLWNPNRQLFEHRLKSTNEWVPWKEINNYYPFSVGAVPNTATYKQALRLFDDPAQYPIFPFYTANQVDKKAAADAGEPGSNNFSTINSTVQFRLYSSVLRNYPNSWMNATDYKKLLYWNTWAQYVGGNTQWPDANEFWADWNGSSINYRSWIHHNILGSSNWTVIEDVAGLRPRSDAKVELSPIDIGWSHFTVNNLRYRNADLSVVWDDPADGVVRYPGIPEGYSIYVNGNRAATVNSLVPFTWDPATGAVTTSGTVTYNTAVAGLQAPNQVVQSSPRMVDMLAKAGVDLTADLTNLASGATASASYTGSGSSVSGAVDGYPTNEPFWGAGGSPNSQDWYELNFGAARTLNEVRLHFKDSRPASTTYRAPSAYNIQYYDGSSWVNAPSQTKTPTAPRANYNLVQFPAITAQRIRVLATNASGAKTGLTEVKVFNRGGVQPPQPPANQAASATASASYTSAWESVAAVNDGVEPPSSNDTVNPRWGTWPETGQQWAELTWPTAKTLNKADVYFFDDDQGIDMPSAWKLQYWNGSAYVDMPGAGAYALAKNQYNTVSFTATSTTRLRVLLTATGTSSVGLLEVKAYGP, from the coding sequence ATGAGAAGACCGCACGCCTTGCTGGTACGACGCCGGCGCACGAGAGTCCTTCTCGTCGCCCTTCTGCTCACTCTCGCCTCCGTCCTCACCGCTCCCCCGGCCGCCGCAGCGCAGACCATCGGGTTCCCCACGTTCAACGGCCCCGCGGTCCCGGCCCCGCCCGTCGCCCAGACCACCGGCGACATGATGAAGTCCATCTACGACGCGGAGAGTTCCGGCACCGACTTCTGGATGGACCGTCTGCTGGCCCGCTCCGGGGACGACCCGGCCGGTCCCTGGCTGATGAGCCGTGGCCGCGGGCTCTTCATGAAGACCCACGACCCGGCGATCCTCGGTTTCGGCGGCCATGTCGCCTACTGGGAGAGCGTCAACGACCAGAACGCCTACAGCGTCGCGATCAGCCCGGGCACCTTCACCGAGCAGGTCTCCCAGCGCCGGCAGATGCCCAGCCACTGGAACAGCGTGCACACCAGCGGCTCGGTCACGGTGAACCAGACCAAGTTCATCACCGAGAACAACGTGGCCGTGACCAATCTGTCGATCAAGAACAACGGCAGTGGCTCGACCACCCTGCAACTGCGGGCGACCTCGCCGTACGCCACGACAGGCACCGGCAGTGAGCTGACCGGCCAGGCGAGCGCCTACAACAACCTGACCACCCTCCGCCCCCGCCTCACCGGCGACGGGTTCACGGTCACCAGCGGCGGCCTCAACCGTTCCGTGACGGTTCCGGCCGGGGCCACGGTGACCGCAAAGGTGGTGATGGGCTTCGTCACCGACGAGATCCCCCAGTCGCTCACCGAGTACAACGCCTACGCGGGCTACTCGAACGCGACCGCCTTCGCGACTCATGTCAGGGCCTACAACCTGTGGTGGGCGCAGAACGTGCCCTACATCGACGTACCCGAACCGGCGATCAAGAAGAGCGTCTACTACCGCTGGTGGCTGATGCGCTTCAACAACCTGGACGCCGACATCCCCGGGCAGACCTTCCAGTTCCCGACGTCGACCGAGGGCGTCCTCGGCTACAACAACGCGATCGCGCTGACCCAGCCGATGCACATCGACGACCTGAAGTATCTGCGCAACCCGGCCTACGCGTACGGGGACTGGCTCAGCGCCGGGCAGACCTCCAAGGGCGGACGGTTCCTCGACAACCCGGGTGACCCGGAGAACTGGTCCAACAGCTACACCCAGTACATCGCCGAGGCGGCCTGGAAGAGCTATCAGCTCCACGGCGGCCAGCCGGGCATCGCCGCCAGCCTGGCGCGCTACGCGGAGGGCGACGTCAAGGGTCAACTCGCCTATTACGACCACGACAACAACAAGCTGATCGAGTACGACTGGGGCGCGCTGACCGGCAACGACGCCGACGCGGTGTCCTTCCACTGGAAGCCCGGCAACATGGACCGCGCCGAGTCCGCCTACCAGTACAGCGGCGCGCTGGCCGCCGCGCAGGCCTACGAGGCGACCGGCAACACGGCCAAGGCGAACGAGATGCGGACGCTCGCGACGCAGATCAAGGACGCCATCGTCAACGTGCTGTGGAACCCCAACCGGCAGTTGTTCGAGCACCGGTTGAAGTCGACGAACGAGTGGGTGCCCTGGAAGGAGATCAACAACTACTACCCGTTCTCGGTCGGCGCCGTCCCCAACACGGCGACGTACAAGCAGGCCCTGCGGCTGTTCGACGACCCGGCCCAGTACCCGATCTTCCCCTTCTACACGGCCAACCAGGTCGACAAGAAGGCGGCGGCCGACGCCGGGGAGCCGGGTTCCAACAACTTCTCCACCATCAACTCCACGGTGCAGTTCAGGCTGTACTCCTCGGTGCTGCGCAACTACCCCAACTCGTGGATGAACGCCACCGACTACAAGAAGCTCCTGTACTGGAACACGTGGGCGCAGTACGTCGGCGGCAACACCCAGTGGCCCGACGCCAACGAGTTCTGGGCCGACTGGAACGGCAGCAGCATCAACTACCGTTCCTGGATCCACCACAACATCCTGGGCAGCAGCAACTGGACGGTGATCGAGGACGTCGCGGGGCTCCGGCCGCGCAGCGACGCCAAGGTGGAGCTCTCGCCGATCGACATCGGCTGGAGCCACTTCACCGTCAACAACCTCCGTTACCGCAACGCGGACCTCTCGGTCGTCTGGGACGACCCGGCCGACGGAGTGGTGCGCTACCCGGGTATCCCGGAGGGCTACTCGATCTACGTCAACGGCAACCGGGCGGCCACCGTCAACTCGCTGGTGCCGTTCACCTGGGATCCGGCCACCGGTGCCGTCACCACGAGCGGCACGGTCACCTACAACACGGCGGTCGCCGGACTCCAGGCACCCAACCAGGTCGTCCAGAGCAGCCCGCGCATGGTCGACATGCTCGCCAAGGCCGGCGTCGACCTCACCGCCGACCTGACCAACCTGGCCTCCGGGGCGACCGCTTCGGCCTCCTACACCGGGTCCGGCAGCTCGGTGTCGGGCGCTGTCGACGGCTATCCGACCAACGAGCCGTTCTGGGGCGCCGGCGGCTCCCCCAACAGCCAGGACTGGTACGAGCTGAACTTCGGCGCCGCGCGCACGTTGAACGAGGTGCGCCTGCACTTCAAGGACAGCCGCCCGGCGAGTACGACCTACCGGGCGCCGTCCGCGTACAACATCCAGTACTACGACGGCAGTTCATGGGTGAACGCGCCGAGCCAGACCAAGACCCCGACCGCGCCGCGCGCCAACTACAACCTCGTGCAGTTCCCGGCGATCACCGCCCAGCGCATCAGGGTCCTGGCCACCAATGCCTCCGGGGCCAAGACGGGCCTGACCGAGGTCAAGGTGTTCAACCGGGGCGGCGTCCAGCCACCGCAGCCTCCGGCCAACCAGGCGGCATCCGCGACGGCGTCCGCCTCGTACACCTCCGCCTGGGAGAGCGTCGCCGCGGTCAACGACGGCGTCGAGCCGCCCTCGTCGAACGACACGGTGAACCCGCGCTGGGGGACCTGGCCGGAGACGGGCCAGCAGTGGGCCGAGCTGACCTGGCCGACCGCGAAGACCCTCAACAAGGCCGACGTGTACTTCTTCGACGACGACCAGGGCATCGACATGCCGTCCGCCTGGAAGCTCCAGTACTGGAACGGCAGCGCCTACGTGGACATGCCGGGCGCGGGCGCCTACGCGCTGGCCAAGAACCAGTACAACACCGTCTCGTTCACCGCCACCAGCACCACCCGGCTACGGGTACTGCTCACCGCCACCGGCACCAGCTCCGTCGGACTCCTCGAAGTCAAGGCGTACGGACCCTGA
- a CDS encoding family 43 glycosylhydrolase codes for MVVALLVASPPASAAVSFSSTGVNQNGGNCLDLPGSSTTNATQLRAFTCSSGANQNFGWTPVAGTSDTYTITTQSGQCVDVFGASTADNATIIQWPCHSGTNQQWRLVPVTVSGTDRTFNLVSVSSGKCVTPSGGSSASNTNLVQLPCATANGRVWRLPGFTSGGGTGTHTFTNPLSQHGPDPWLTYYDGYYYLATTTWNSTVTMRKASTLAGLATATDQVIFNLTRPNGAGTMWAPEFHLLDGPNGKRWYFYYTAGREPYDLGTQRIHVLESAGLDPMGPYSFKADLLDPTQDNTWELDPGILQLNGQLYLLGTFYNGSQPMFIRPLSNPWTASGTRRVLSTPTLSWETVGGAVNEGAEVLQRGGKTFIVYSASHCSTPDYKLGMLTYNGTGDPLNSSSWVKSPNPVFQRSNANGVYGPGHNGFFKSPDGTEDWIVYHANNSASGGCDMNRTTRAQKFTWNADGTPNFGTPVALGVTLTAPSGE; via the coding sequence ATGGTGGTCGCCCTTCTGGTGGCGTCGCCGCCCGCGTCCGCCGCCGTCTCGTTCAGTTCGACGGGGGTGAACCAGAACGGCGGCAACTGCCTTGACCTGCCGGGCAGTTCGACGACCAACGCCACCCAGCTGCGCGCGTTCACGTGCAGCTCCGGCGCCAACCAGAACTTCGGTTGGACGCCGGTCGCCGGGACGTCCGACACGTACACGATCACCACACAGTCCGGTCAGTGCGTCGACGTCTTCGGGGCGTCCACGGCGGACAACGCCACGATCATCCAGTGGCCCTGCCACAGCGGAACGAACCAGCAGTGGCGGCTCGTTCCCGTGACGGTCTCCGGCACCGACAGGACCTTCAACCTGGTGTCCGTCAGCTCGGGCAAGTGCGTGACGCCGAGCGGCGGTTCGTCGGCCTCGAACACCAACCTGGTGCAACTGCCCTGTGCCACCGCGAACGGCAGGGTGTGGCGGCTGCCCGGCTTCACGAGCGGGGGCGGCACCGGCACGCACACGTTCACCAACCCGCTGTCCCAGCACGGGCCCGACCCCTGGCTGACGTACTACGACGGCTACTACTACCTCGCCACGACCACCTGGAACTCGACGGTCACCATGCGCAAGGCGAGCACGCTCGCGGGTCTTGCCACGGCGACCGACCAGGTGATCTTCAACCTGACCCGGCCCAACGGGGCCGGCACGATGTGGGCCCCGGAGTTCCATCTGCTCGACGGTCCGAACGGGAAGCGGTGGTACTTCTACTACACGGCCGGACGGGAGCCGTACGACCTGGGCACCCAGCGCATCCATGTGCTGGAGAGCGCCGGCCTGGACCCGATGGGCCCCTACAGCTTCAAGGCCGACCTGCTCGACCCGACCCAGGACAACACCTGGGAACTCGACCCGGGCATCCTCCAGTTGAACGGCCAGCTCTACCTGCTGGGCACCTTCTACAACGGCTCGCAGCCCATGTTCATCCGGCCGCTGTCCAACCCGTGGACGGCGAGCGGCACCCGCCGGGTGCTGTCCACCCCGACCCTGAGCTGGGAGACGGTCGGCGGCGCGGTCAACGAGGGCGCCGAGGTGCTCCAGCGGGGCGGGAAGACGTTCATCGTCTACTCGGCCAGCCACTGTTCCACGCCCGACTACAAACTGGGGATGCTGACGTACAACGGAACCGGCGACCCGCTCAACTCCTCCTCCTGGGTCAAGTCGCCGAACCCGGTGTTCCAGCGGTCCAACGCCAACGGCGTGTACGGCCCCGGCCACAACGGGTTCTTCAAGTCACCCGACGGGACCGAGGACTGGATCGTCTACCACGCCAACAACTCCGCCTCCGGGGGCTGCGACATGAACCGCACCACCAGAGCGCAGAAGTTCACCTGGAACGCGGACGGCACGCCGAACTTCGGTACGCCGGTGGCGCTCGGCGTCACACTGACCGCGCCTTCGGGCGAGTGA
- a CDS encoding PP2C family protein-serine/threonine phosphatase, translating to MRALRNRLSLLPTLPVLVVAAVVLCDLVGGAGTSWLPLLAAGPALAATTNGPRGVLCVGLLAGVLGAALGDQAGVPGPELAAVLSALAAVTLASGLASALRGRRERVLDAVRSVAETAQHALLSPVPATVGPFQAAVRYSAAAAEARIGGDLYALIPTPYGVRLIVGDVRGKGLPAVGTAALVLGVFREAAYDEPDLLAVVDRIERSLARNLGADDFVTAVVAGYPRPGQLEVVNCGHAPPLLVRASGDLVTVEPTHPAPPLGLRALTGHTPDLQVLPFTDGDQLLLYTDGVTEARDRGRAFYPLHEGLARHACDEPARTLDALHEELLTHVGGRLHDDAALLLIRKPTVREVVVPEPSVPGAASSGATGYEAAVTRPKARSV from the coding sequence ATGCGAGCGCTCAGGAACCGCCTGTCCTTGCTTCCCACCCTGCCCGTGCTGGTCGTCGCCGCCGTCGTCCTGTGCGACCTCGTCGGCGGAGCCGGGACGAGCTGGCTGCCGCTGCTCGCCGCCGGGCCCGCACTGGCCGCCACCACCAACGGACCGCGCGGTGTCCTCTGCGTCGGCCTCCTCGCCGGGGTGCTCGGCGCCGCGCTCGGCGACCAGGCCGGCGTTCCGGGCCCCGAGCTGGCCGCCGTACTGTCCGCCCTGGCCGCCGTCACCCTGGCGAGCGGCCTGGCCAGCGCGCTGCGCGGGCGCCGGGAACGGGTGCTCGACGCCGTCCGCTCGGTCGCGGAGACCGCCCAGCACGCACTGCTCAGCCCCGTACCGGCGACGGTCGGCCCCTTCCAGGCTGCCGTCCGCTACAGCGCGGCGGCGGCCGAGGCCCGGATCGGCGGTGATCTGTACGCGCTGATACCGACGCCGTACGGGGTGAGACTGATCGTCGGCGATGTGCGCGGCAAGGGGCTGCCGGCCGTGGGGACCGCCGCTCTGGTGCTCGGTGTCTTCCGGGAGGCCGCCTACGACGAGCCCGATCTCCTCGCCGTCGTGGACCGGATCGAGCGGAGTCTTGCCCGCAACCTCGGCGCGGACGACTTCGTCACCGCCGTCGTCGCCGGTTATCCGAGGCCGGGCCAGCTGGAAGTGGTGAACTGCGGACACGCGCCCCCGCTGCTGGTCCGCGCCTCGGGCGACCTCGTGACCGTGGAGCCCACGCACCCGGCGCCGCCCCTCGGACTGCGCGCCCTGACCGGGCACACCCCCGACCTCCAGGTACTGCCCTTCACCGACGGTGACCAGCTCCTGCTCTACACCGACGGAGTCACCGAGGCCCGCGACCGGGGCCGCGCCTTCTACCCGCTCCACGAAGGGCTGGCCCGGCACGCCTGCGACGAGCCGGCCCGCACGCTCGACGCGCTCCACGAGGAACTGCTGACCCACGTGGGCGGCCGGCTGCACGACGACGCTGCGCTGCTCCTCATACGCAAACCGACGGTCCGGGAAGTGGTGGTTCCCGAACCGTCGGTTCCTGGGGCGGCGAGTTCCGGTGCGACGGGTTACGAAGCGGCCGTCACTCGCCCGAAGGCGCGGTCAGTGTGA
- a CDS encoding IclR family transcriptional regulator, giving the protein MAAHDGPTLITSVQRAFRLMEAVSAHVNGAPAKQLARETGLPLATAYHLLRTLVHDGYLRKLADGGFILGDKVRSLQVAGGGQALLSRVRPTLAALRDELATAAYLTFYEDGEIRVAEIVDGPRAPRVDLWVGFEDAGHATALGKSVLRELDGDARKDYLSRHHLNDLTPRTITSRLELLRRIDSSPVAPAVTDLEEYALGTVCVAVPVYRGDTLGSLGVSMPADRLSRLPEIRARLIPVADRVTRSLSLTI; this is encoded by the coding sequence ATGGCTGCGCACGACGGCCCCACGCTCATCACCTCCGTCCAGCGGGCCTTCCGCCTGATGGAGGCGGTGAGCGCGCATGTGAACGGGGCGCCGGCCAAGCAGCTGGCACGCGAGACGGGGCTGCCCCTGGCCACCGCCTACCACCTGCTGCGCACCCTGGTCCACGACGGCTACCTGCGGAAACTGGCCGACGGCGGGTTCATCCTGGGGGACAAGGTCCGGTCGTTGCAGGTCGCGGGCGGCGGGCAGGCGCTGCTCAGCCGTGTCCGTCCCACGCTCGCCGCCCTGCGGGACGAGCTGGCGACCGCTGCCTACCTCACCTTCTACGAGGACGGCGAGATCCGGGTCGCCGAGATCGTCGACGGCCCCCGGGCGCCTCGCGTCGACCTCTGGGTGGGGTTCGAGGACGCGGGACACGCCACCGCGCTGGGCAAGTCCGTGCTGCGGGAACTGGACGGGGACGCCCGCAAGGACTACCTCTCCCGCCACCACCTGAACGACCTCACCCCGAGGACGATCACCAGCCGACTGGAACTGCTCCGGCGTATCGATTCCTCACCCGTGGCCCCGGCTGTCACCGACCTGGAGGAGTACGCCCTCGGCACGGTCTGCGTCGCCGTCCCCGTCTACCGGGGGGACACGCTCGGCTCGCTCGGCGTCTCCATGCCCGCGGACCGGCTCTCCCGGCTGCCGGAGATCCGGGCGCGGCTGATCCCGGTCGCCGACCGTGTGACCAGGAGTCTCTCGCTCACTATCTGA
- a CDS encoding LacI family DNA-binding transcriptional regulator produces the protein MDTADGTSAEPARARARTRKRAARRTQSASMADVARVAGVSSQTVSRVSNGFPGVNEETRQQVLAAMKELGYRPNSAARALKRGEFRTIGVITFGLSTTGNVRTLEAIATSAAHEGYSVTLLPVAVPTQDEVRGAFSRLGELAVDAVIVILEVHLLDASTLSMPPHVQVVVADSDAGDRYTVVDTDQAGGTRTAVRHLLDLGHRTVWHLAGPEGSYAAQRRTDAWRAELLAAGRTAPPLVRGDWSAESGYHAGLRIAELPDCTAVFVANDQMALGLLRALHESGRKVPEDVSVIGFDDIPEAGSFLPPLTTVHQDFAEVGRLCVEGVLRQMRQDATEHGTTLVPTRLVVRNSTAPPR, from the coding sequence GTGGACACAGCTGACGGCACCTCGGCCGAGCCGGCGCGGGCGCGCGCACGCACCAGGAAGCGGGCCGCCCGCCGTACACAGAGCGCGTCCATGGCCGACGTCGCCCGGGTCGCCGGAGTGTCCTCGCAGACCGTCTCACGGGTGTCGAACGGTTTCCCCGGCGTCAACGAGGAGACGCGGCAGCAGGTCCTCGCCGCCATGAAGGAGCTGGGCTACCGCCCCAACAGTGCCGCCCGGGCCCTCAAGCGCGGCGAGTTCCGCACCATCGGCGTCATCACCTTCGGCCTGTCCACCACGGGCAACGTGCGCACCCTGGAGGCGATCGCCACCTCGGCGGCGCACGAGGGGTACTCGGTCACCCTGCTGCCGGTCGCCGTGCCCACGCAGGACGAGGTGCGCGGCGCCTTCTCGCGGCTCGGTGAACTCGCCGTCGACGCGGTCATCGTCATCCTCGAAGTGCACCTCCTGGACGCGTCGACGCTCTCCATGCCACCGCACGTCCAGGTGGTCGTGGCCGACTCCGACGCGGGCGACCGCTACACCGTGGTCGACACCGACCAGGCAGGTGGCACCCGGACCGCCGTACGCCATCTGCTGGACCTCGGGCATCGCACGGTCTGGCATCTGGCGGGCCCGGAGGGGTCGTACGCCGCGCAGCGCCGCACCGACGCCTGGCGTGCCGAACTCCTCGCGGCCGGGCGGACCGCGCCGCCCCTGGTACGCGGTGACTGGTCGGCCGAGTCCGGCTACCACGCGGGTCTGCGCATCGCCGAACTGCCGGACTGCACAGCGGTGTTCGTGGCCAACGACCAGATGGCGCTGGGGCTGCTGCGGGCCCTGCACGAGAGCGGGCGCAAGGTGCCCGAGGACGTCAGTGTGATCGGCTTCGACGACATCCCGGAGGCGGGCTCGTTCCTGCCGCCGTTGACCACCGTGCACCAGGACTTCGCCGAGGTGGGGCGGCTGTGCGTCGAGGGTGTGCTGCGGCAGATGCGGCAGGACGCCACGGAGCACGGGACAACGCTGGTGCCGACGCGGCTGGTGGTGCGGAACAGTACGGCGCCGCCGCGCTGA